From the Spiribacter sp. 2438 genome, one window contains:
- a CDS encoding YceI family protein — protein sequence MRATALMLLAGFGVHGSVLAAESWQIHHDDSHLRFLATQQGGEFEGHFGEFAADIRFSPDDLDASGFDVVIDVTSVDTGSSQRDRELPTADWFFFEEYAEATYRADTVRATDDGFEAVGDLTIRDHTREVVLSFDWEADGDRASMSGEAVIDRTEFGVGQGEWEDPSAVGHEVRVLVDLDLSREP from the coding sequence ATGCGTGCCACCGCATTAATGCTGTTGGCCGGTTTCGGTGTCCACGGATCCGTGCTGGCCGCCGAATCCTGGCAGATTCATCATGATGACAGTCACCTGCGTTTTCTGGCGACCCAGCAGGGTGGCGAGTTCGAGGGGCATTTCGGTGAGTTCGCGGCGGACATCCGTTTCTCACCGGATGATCTGGATGCCAGCGGGTTTGACGTGGTCATCGATGTCACCAGCGTGGACACCGGCAGCAGCCAGCGGGATCGCGAGCTGCCCACCGCCGACTGGTTCTTCTTTGAGGAGTACGCCGAGGCGACCTATCGGGCGGACACCGTCCGGGCCACCGACGACGGCTTTGAAGCGGTGGGCGATCTCACCATTCGCGATCACACCCGGGAAGTGGTGCTGAGCTTCGACTGGGAGGCGGACGGCGACCGCGCCAGCATGAGCGGCGAAGCCGTGATTGATCGCACCGAATTCGGCGTCGGCCAGGGCGAGTGGGAAGATCCCTCCGCCGTGGGTCACGAGGTGCGGGTTCTGGTGGATCTGGATCTGTCCCGGGAGCCCTAA
- a CDS encoding cytochrome b, whose amino-acid sequence MIQVRNTSDRWGGGAQLLHWLMAIGIVTSMVLGWVMVSLPMSALKFELYALHKSLGVTLFALVLLRLVWRWVNVTPAIAADTPHHEKLLAKGVHRLFYALMLLMPLSGYVINSAANFPLNVFGLFQIPNVTPSSERLEAIASNLHLGMFWGFAGLLVLHVAGALRHHFVLGDNTLRRMLPGGRR is encoded by the coding sequence ATGATCCAGGTGCGAAACACAAGCGATCGCTGGGGCGGCGGCGCTCAACTGCTCCACTGGCTGATGGCCATCGGCATCGTCACCTCCATGGTGCTGGGCTGGGTCATGGTGAGCCTGCCCATGAGCGCCCTCAAGTTCGAGCTCTATGCCCTGCATAAAAGCCTGGGCGTCACCCTGTTTGCGCTGGTGCTGCTGCGGCTGGTCTGGCGCTGGGTCAATGTCACACCGGCCATCGCCGCCGACACGCCCCACCATGAAAAACTGCTGGCCAAGGGCGTCCATCGGCTGTTCTACGCGTTGATGCTGTTGATGCCCCTGTCCGGCTACGTGATCAACTCGGCGGCCAATTTTCCCCTCAATGTCTTTGGTCTGTTCCAGATCCCCAATGTCACCCCGTCCAGCGAGCGCCTGGAGGCCATTGCCAGCAACCTGCATCTGGGCATGTTCTGGGGCTTCGCCGGCCTGCTGGTGCTGCATGTGGCGGGAGCGCTTCGGCATCATTTTGTGCTGGGCGACAACACGCTACGGCGGATGCTGCCCGGCGGGCGCCGCTAA